Part of the Cyanobacteria bacterium GSL.Bin1 genome, TCCGAATTTTCTGAGAGTTCATTTAAATCTAACCGGGTCACTAAGCCCGGAGAACTCAACTGCACCTCATTGTCACCTACCGCTTCTTGTTCAAAACCGAGGACTTCAATGACCGATTGATACGGAACAAGCCACTGTTGCAACTGAATCGCCTCTGGCTCTTGAATTTTCGCTCTCACCAAAACTGCGGGAATTTCACGGCGAGCACTGGCAATTAAACCGACTAGAATAATTTGCCAGTCTGTTTCTTCCTCACTGGAAGGGGTTTCTTGGAAGTTGGATTGATAAAAAGGGGCAGCGATCGCGCTTAGATTTAAAAACGCGACAAAAATCGCAAAACTCATTAAATAGAGCAGAGAACATCCAATTTTTTCGGATTTCAAACAGGAAAACACTGCGATCAGCTTTCATTTTCAGAAGTGATGCCATTATGGTTATCTAACTTGACTTCTACTTGAAATGATTGGAGATTAGGATTATTATCACTGCCCCAAATCAGTTTTCCTGCGAGTTGATAAGTTCCTGGGGAGAGTGTTTCTGCTATTGCTTCTGGTAAAGTCAAAGCTAAAAACCGATCGCGCTGGGCAATAACCGAGGTTTCAGGAGTTTGTCCTTCGGCAAGGGTTTCTCCATTTTGCGTCAATGTCCAATCCACCTTCACCCGTGCTGAGGCTTGACCAGAATTACTAGCAAGAAGTTCAATTTCTTGGTCTTGCCGATTATAACGCGCCTCTTCCACTTGCAATGCTGGAGCAACATCCCCCACGCGCACATAAACCGTTGCGCCAATGCGAGCTTGAATCCCTACTGCATTTTGCTGGCTATCAGTGGCTTCAATCAGCGTTTCGGTAAACATCACCGTCCGATACTCTCCCTCAGCGATATCTGGGGGAAGTTGAGCAATAAACCGTACCCGCCGACTTTCATTAGGGGGGATCATCATCTCTCGCGGGGAAAATCGTAAATAAGGACTCAGATCCTGTTCACTTTCGGATAATACTTTAAATCCAGTGGCGCGATCATAGGTAAAGGCTTCCGTATAAATTCGCGCCCGTGAAGGTTGATCGCTCGGGTTGCGAATTGTGAGTGTTCCTTGCGCTTGTCCGCGCTGGGCTTGGGTTTCAATCACCAGAGGAGAAACCCCAACTTGAGCCTGAGCTAAACGATGACCCAAGAAAGGAAGAGCCAATAAGCCCGTTGTCATTAAGGTTGCCATTAAACCCGTTTGTCGAATAGAAGAGAAAAGATTCATGATTTTTCTAAGGGGTTGCGGTAATTCGGACAGTGTAAATATAAGTTCCCGCTTCTAAAGGATTAAGACTTTCAACATCTAAATCAATTTCGACTTGCCGTTCACCTGGAGGAATCCTTAACGTTTTTTCTTCGTCGGAGTGAACCCGATTGCCTTGAAACCTTAACCAAGCTCGCTCCTCTTTTGTTTCGACGGTTGGACCTCCGGTTTGTTCCGGATCAAATACTTCTAAATCTGCTGGCGTATTGCAGTTAACATCCACTAGCGCTGATACCCCAGCCCCTTCACTCGAAATCACGCGGGGAGATTCTTCAGGGGTAAAAACTAAACTCCCCTCTCGTCTGGTCGTAAAGCTACAACTGGTTTCTAACTGACCACTAAGTTGAACGAGATGTGTATCGGCACGACCTGTTAGAGGAAAGCTAACTACAAGATATGAAATTATAGAGAAAATAGTGCCAACTGATGACAGCTGATTTGTCATATCTGTTATGGGGGGATTGAGTAAAGCTCAAATATAAAATACTTTTTTCAAGGAACGACAGCAGTGATAGGAACCCGATAAGTATAGTTCCCTGCTGGGATAGGGCTATTACTGACAACACTAATATCCACGGTAATATCATTTTGTCCGAACGAACTGACCAAAAATGGCAACCTAAAGATAAAAGCACAACCATCACTCGATTGAGCAGTTGGTGTTGAATCATCAACTGTTAAAATGTCAGAGCAGAAAGGACCAAAGCCTGTTGTTGTATAAGTAACTTCAGCACTTTTGGAAGCGCTGTAAGGAGAATTTTCTAGGGAAACAGCAGCAGAAGAAACAGGGATAGGTTGATTTGCCTCCAATGTTACACCATTGGCATTACAATCAAGTATCATATTTACTGTTCCCCCGCTCCTACTATTGAGTTCTGTACCATTATTGCTTAGATGTAAAGAGCCAATCGTATTACCAATAAAATCGCAGGACGTATCCACTGAGCCACTAAAGGGAACTTGAGTCGTTTGGGCATTCGCCTCTGGAACAGTTGCTATTGTTAGCAACTTTAAAAAGGCGATTACAAAACCAAAACGGCTCAAGCGGGAATTGAATAAAAACATTAGCCAACCAAATGTAATGATGACTACGGGGTAAGGGTTACATCAACGGTGTAGTTATAGCTGCCTGCTGGCACTTCGCTGTAGCTACCATCAGTAGCGAAATCTGCTGTCATACCTACTTGTACAGTAATATCTTGACCAATAGTTGCAGGATTATACAAAGTTGTGTTAGCAGTACCGTCACTGGCAAGGTTTGCTTGCGCGGGAGCTCCCCCAGTCAGGCTTGCTGTAGATGTTAGATTACTCACACTAGTTATACTCGTTGCGACTGTACCTTCTACAGGTGCGCTAAGCGTCAGTTGTGCTGTAGTTGTATTGCAATTCACTATTAGATCATTACCGCTTGTATCCCCTGTGAGCACGCCACTACTTGCCGTTAAGCTGTAGGGACCATTATTACCTGTGATTGTGCAGTCTTCGGGAACAGTCACTTCAAATGGTACATCTACCGACTGAGCATTGGCTCTAGAGGCAAATAAACCCGTAGTTCCGATGAGTAGGGAAGAAATAAGAGTAAGAGTGAGTGTACGTTGAAACATAGTTTTTACCTCCTTAGTTTTTGTTCTGAATAGACTTAATGAATTTGGATAAAGTAATTATATTGTCTTTATATCACTGTTTTTATTATATTTAAATCACAATTTTTAGGCAATCAGTAATTGTACTAAAAATGATCAAATTATTTTAATTTATTGAGATAAAAATTAGCGCCAAGCAAGAACAACTTGATTTTGTGACCAAGTGACCATAATTAGCCCAATTTGTCTTCTCCCTAAATTTGTGCCTTGATTGAGACATAGGTTGGAAGCAAGTAACAATGAAGAAATTTCCCCATCACCCAACCCCCATTCCCCAAACCCGGTCTGATTTTCCAGCTGATTGTCACCCCGTGAGCCACACCTGAATTATTACGCACAAATTAACTGTAAAATAGCAGGGAGAGTCTCCAGCGCCGAAGAAAAAATGAGCTTTAGTCAGGGATTTGGTTCAAGACAGTTGAGCCCGACTCACAAGTTTCCATCGTTTTCTTAATTTTGGGAAGAACAACTTCAAACCAATCAGTCCAAATTTCCCGTCCCTGTTCACTGCTCAGAATTGAATTGATCAGATTTTGCCATTGCTCGTCTTCCGGGAGAATCATCCCGTAACGATCACAAGAAAGAGGCACTTCTGGAATGAGGGCATAATTATCAGTGCTTAAATTCAACGCTTCGGCTTCTCCCAACAGTAAGATGCCATCGGAGACAAACGTATCAAAACGACCTTGTAAAACGCCCTGCGCTCCCCTTCGTCTTGCCGTCGAACCTTGCAATGGTACTAAGGTCGCTTGAGGATAACGATCAAGAACCAAGGTTTCTGTGGTTGTTCCTCGTAAAACAGCAATTCGTGCTCCCGCTAGAGAACTGTTAAGATTAACGCGATCGCGATTAGATTCCAAGATTAAGAATTGTGTTCCGGTCTGAAAAAAAGGCTGAGAAAAAATGACGCCCTCATTAGGAAGCTCGTCACGAATTGTATTCGGTCCACATTCAATGTGAATTGCTCGATCCTCAACTAAATCAAACCGATCAGAAGCAGTCGATTGAGAAATACGGATCAATAATGCTTTGCGTCCAGTTACAGCACTGACCCGTTCTTTTAAAACGGCAAAAAAACCCAAACAATAGCCGGTTAATTCGCCGTTCGGCTTTCGATAGCCAAAGGGAATCGCATCAGTACGAATCCCCACTTTCAATATCCCTGTTCGCTGAATTTCTTCAAGCGTTGTTTCTGCTTTGGCTGGTACTTCACTGAAAAAAAAGAAGCCAGCAAGCAGCAACAAAAAGATGAGTTTATCCGTTAATTTCCACATTTCAAGTAACTAACCCATGAGAAAGCTAACAACAAAGTATAGCAATTCATTTTTTTTGGTTGAATGCGTCGATGGCGTTCTACAATCAGGAATGATTAACAACTCTGATTCAATGTGTCCTGACTGTAGAAGTTATGCGTATTGCCCTGTTTACTGAAACCTTTTTACCCAAAGTTGATGGCATTGTCACCCGTCTCCGCCATACGATTAATTACCTACAACAGGGAGGCGATCAAGTTTTAGTGGTTGCGCCGGATGGAGGGGTTACTGAACATAAGGGCGCTCAGGTCTATGGGGTTTCAGGAATGCCATTACCCTTATATCCTGAGTTAAAGCTAGCTCTGCCTCGTCCTGCCATTGGTGAAGCCTTGGAAACGTTTCAACCGGATTTGATTCATATCGTGAATCCTGCCGTTCTCGGTTTAGCCGGATTATACTACGCCAAAATGATGGGGTTACCGCTAATTGCCTCTTATCACACCCATCTTCCTCAATATCTACAGCATTATGGGATGGGAGCCTTAGAAGGGGTGTTGTGGGAGTTACTCAAAGCAGCTCACAATCAAGCAGAGTTGAATTTATGTACTTCGACGGCAATGATGGAGGAATTAAGTGAACATGGGATTCAGCGCGTTGCTTTATGGCAAAGAGGAGTAGATACAGAATTATTTCGCCCCCACTTAAGATCTCAGGAAATGCGCGACTATTTATCACAAGGTAATCCAGAGGCTCCTTTATTGCTTTATGTTGGGCGCGTATCGGCAGAAAAACAAATTGATGAAATTAAACCCGTTTTAGCAGCAATTCCCCAAGCGAGACTGGCGATTGTCGGCGATGGTCCTCATCGAGAAACCTTAGAAAAACATTTTTCCGATACCCAAACTCATTTTGTCGGTTATTTAGAAGGAGCAACTTTAGGCGCTGCCTATGCTTCAGCAGATGCCTTTATTTTCCCCTCCCGAACAGAAACCTTGGGCTTGGTGTTATTAGAAGCCATGGCTGCAGGATGCCCAGTTGTCGCAGCGCGATCGGGCGGTATTCCTGATATTGTGACCGATAGTATCAATGGTTATTTATTCGATCCCCATGATCCAGAAGGAGCAGTCACGGCAACCAAACGGCTGTTAGAAACCCAGTCCGAACGAGAATTATTACGAGAAAGAGCTCGTCAAGAAGCAGAATGCTGGGGATGGTCTGCTGCAACCCAACAATTACGAAATTATTATCAACAAGTCTTGTCCAAACAATCATTATCCATTGCCAGTTAACTAACCTGACTTTATGAATTATTATCGCTGGGGAAGCTGGCTCTTTTTGCTGGGAAGTAGTTTGTTTACAATTGATGCCTTAGGGTCAAACTTTGATGAACTGACTTGGCATTCTTGTGTTTATCTATTAGGATGTATTTTATTTACGGTCGGTTGTTTCTGTTTTGTCGTTGACGCAGACCAGCAATGAGTGAGTTCTTTAGCCGTCCTCTCCGGTTTTCTGGATTTCCTTTTTTTAATAACCAATGACTAATGACTAATGACTAATGACTAATGACAATTATCTAGAAGCTAATCTTCAGCAATTTTCTCCTGAAGTTCAGCGAATCGTAACCCAAGTTTTACAACTTGAAAAAAAGAAACTCCATCAGAAATTTCCTCGTTATATTAATGAAGATATTCTCAACATTATTAAAGATGTTGTGCAATGAAATTAAAATCGATCAAGCTCTGCAATTTCCGTCAATTTTATGGAATAACACCCGACATTCAATTATCGGGAGGGACCAGAAATATAACGATTATTCATGGGAATAATGGTGCTGGTAAAACTACGCTCTTGAATGCCTTTACTTGGGTCCTTTACGATCAATTTACGGCGGCTTTTGCTCACTCAGAACAACTGGTGAATAAAAGAGCAATTCAAGAAGCAATTCCGGGTCAGTCCATAGAGTATTTTGTGGACTTAAAGTTTGAACATGAGTATAAGTCCTATCAATTAAAACGTCGTTGTTATGCGACAAAGAAAGCGAATCAGGAATTTGTTGAAGAGGGTGAAAGCCAATTATTTATGCTTGTGGCTGGCGATGATGGCTGTTGGCAACCGCCTCTAGAACATCCCGATGAAATTATTGGACGGATCTTACCGGCAAGTTTACACCAATACTTTTTCTTTGATGGAGAACGCATTGATCATATTATTCGTTATCAGAAAAAGACAGGCTTGACAGAAGCAACGAAAGAATTATTAGGTATTAAAATTTTTGAGCGCTCAGCGGAACATCTGAAAAATGCTCGTCGTAGTCTTGAAGAAGAGCTGAGAAAAATTGGTGATATTCAAATACAAGCGCTTTTAAAGCAAAAGCAAACCCTAGAACAAGAAATCGATAAAATTCAAGTCTATCAAGATAGGATTGAACAAGAAATTGAAGAAAAGCAAACAATAAAACAACAGTTAGGAGCAGAATTACTAACACTAAAAGGGGCAGAAAATTTACAGACGATTAAAAATAATTTAGAGCGAGATGTCAAAGCAACAAGAGAGCAGTTAGTTCATGTCAATCAAGAAATTAAACAAACCTTGTCTAGCCAAGGCTATACTGTATTGATGGTGAGCTTGGGTGAAAGATGTTCTGATTTATTTTCAGCCTTGGCGGAAAAGCAAAACATTCCCAGTGGCATTAAAAAGCCATTTGTTGAGAACTTACTCAACCAACAGCGTTGTATCTGTGGAACAGAATTAATCCCCGGAACGCTCCCCCATGAGCAAGTGAAAACATGGATGGATCAGGCGAGTGGTGCTGAAGTAGAAGAAGCGTTAATTCGGTTACAGATACAAACTCAACAGTTGGAAAAACAAGCCTTGCAGTTTTGGGAAACAATTGATAATCGTCAAGAACAAGTGGCGGTATTGAGAGAAAAATTAGCCCATTTAGAGCAAGAGTTAGAAACAGTTAAACAGCAATTACGAGAGTATCCAGACCAGAAAATAAAAGAACTACAAGCAGCATTAGATGAAATAGAAAAAGAATTAGAGAATTGTTTGATTGAGAAGGGACGGAATGAAATTGAACTGAAACAAAAAATAGAGCAATTAGAGACACTCAATCAAAAATTAAATCAAGAGGAAACTAAGGAAGCCAAACAAAAGTTAGTCCAACGCCGACGGGAAGCAACAGAAGCCGCAATCACTTGTATTAAACAGCTGAAAGCGGATATTGAATATCGCTTTCGGATTACTTTGGAACAAAAGGTACAGGAGATTTTTGCGGATATTTCCTTTACGCCTTATTTACCACAACTTGACTCTAATTATGAGTTGAGTTTAGTGGAAACAACCACCGGCGAAGAACAATTAGTAGCTGCTTCTACAGGAGAAAATCAGATTCTCAGTCTGTCTTTGATTGGCGGAATTATTGATCGGGTACGCCATTGGAGCGCGAATAATACACTGATTGCTCCTGATAGTAGTACATTTCCGATGG contains:
- a CDS encoding P pilus assembly protein, chaperone PapD; this encodes MNLFSSIRQTGLMATLMTTGLLALPFLGHRLAQAQVGVSPLVIETQAQRGQAQGTLTIRNPSDQPSRARIYTEAFTYDRATGFKVLSESEQDLSPYLRFSPREMMIPPNESRRVRFIAQLPPDIAEGEYRTVMFTETLIEATDSQQNAVGIQARIGATVYVRVGDVAPALQVEEARYNRQDQEIELLASNSGQASARVKVDWTLTQNGETLAEGQTPETSVIAQRDRFLALTLPEAIAETLSPGTYQLAGKLIWGSDNNPNLQSFQVEVKLDNHNGITSENES
- a CDS encoding transporter substrate-binding domain-containing protein, with protein sequence MWKLTDKLIFLLLLAGFFFFSEVPAKAETTLEEIQRTGILKVGIRTDAIPFGYRKPNGELTGYCLGFFAVLKERVSAVTGRKALLIRISQSTASDRFDLVEDRAIHIECGPNTIRDELPNEGVIFSQPFFQTGTQFLILESNRDRVNLNSSLAGARIAVLRGTTTETLVLDRYPQATLVPLQGSTARRRGAQGVLQGRFDTFVSDGILLLGEAEALNLSTDNYALIPEVPLSCDRYGMILPEDEQWQNLINSILSSEQGREIWTDWFEVVLPKIKKTMETCESGSTVLNQIPD
- a CDS encoding glycosyltransferase; its protein translation is MRIALFTETFLPKVDGIVTRLRHTINYLQQGGDQVLVVAPDGGVTEHKGAQVYGVSGMPLPLYPELKLALPRPAIGEALETFQPDLIHIVNPAVLGLAGLYYAKMMGLPLIASYHTHLPQYLQHYGMGALEGVLWELLKAAHNQAELNLCTSTAMMEELSEHGIQRVALWQRGVDTELFRPHLRSQEMRDYLSQGNPEAPLLLYVGRVSAEKQIDEIKPVLAAIPQARLAIVGDGPHRETLEKHFSDTQTHFVGYLEGATLGAAYASADAFIFPSRTETLGLVLLEAMAAGCPVVAARSGGIPDIVTDSINGYLFDPHDPEGAVTATKRLLETQSERELLRERARQEAECWGWSAATQQLRNYYQQVLSKQSLSIAS
- a CDS encoding AAA family ATPase: MKLKSIKLCNFRQFYGITPDIQLSGGTRNITIIHGNNGAGKTTLLNAFTWVLYDQFTAAFAHSEQLVNKRAIQEAIPGQSIEYFVDLKFEHEYKSYQLKRRCYATKKANQEFVEEGESQLFMLVAGDDGCWQPPLEHPDEIIGRILPASLHQYFFFDGERIDHIIRYQKKTGLTEATKELLGIKIFERSAEHLKNARRSLEEELRKIGDIQIQALLKQKQTLEQEIDKIQVYQDRIEQEIEEKQTIKQQLGAELLTLKGAENLQTIKNNLERDVKATREQLVHVNQEIKQTLSSQGYTVLMVSLGERCSDLFSALAEKQNIPSGIKKPFVENLLNQQRCICGTELIPGTLPHEQVKTWMDQASGAEVEEALIRLQIQTQQLEKQALQFWETIDNRQEQVAVLREKLAHLEQELETVKQQLREYPDQKIKELQAALDEIEKELENCLIEKGRNEIELKQKIEQLETLNQKLNQEETKEAKQKLVQRRREATEAAITCIKQLKADIEYRFRITLEQKVQEIFADISFTPYLPQLDSNYELSLVETTTGEEQLVAASTGENQILSLSLIGGIIDRVRHWSANNTLIAPDSSTFPMVMDSPFGSLDEVYRRQVAKALPKLANQLVVLVTKTQWRGEVAEEMNEFIGKQYVLVYFSPKADCTEDGLTINGTYYPLVEASPNGFEYTEIRELKTTD